One window of the Triticum dicoccoides isolate Atlit2015 ecotype Zavitan chromosome 3B, WEW_v2.0, whole genome shotgun sequence genome contains the following:
- the LOC119275513 gene encoding late embryogenesis abundant protein Lea14-A-like has product MAQLMDKAKGFVAEKISGVQKPEADLSDMSVQHVGRDGATLSGRLDVRNPYSHTIPICEISYSLKSAGRDVASGTMPDPGSLVASDTTSLDIPVKVPYDFLVSLMKDAGKDWDLDYEMRVGLTVDLPIVGNFTLPLTKAGELKLPTLSDLF; this is encoded by the coding sequence ATGGCGCAGCTGATGGACAAGGCCAAGGGGTTCGTGGCGGAGAAGATATCGGGGGTGCAGAAGCCGGAGGCGGACCTGTCGGACATGTCGGTGCAGCACGTCGGCCGCGACGGCGCCACCCTGTCCGGCCGCCTCGACGTGCGCAACCCCTACTCGCACACCATCCCCATCTGCGAGATCAGCTACTCCCTCAAGAGCGCCGGCCGCGACGTGGCCTCCGGGACCATGCCGGACCCGGGGTCGCTGGTGGCCAGCGACACCACCAGCCTCGACATACCCGTGAAGGTGCCGTACGACTTCCTGGTGAGCCTTATGAAGGACGCCGGCAAGGACTGGGACCTCGACTACGAGATGCGCGTCGGCCTCACCGTCGACCTCCCCATCGTCGGCAACTTCACGCTGCCGCTCACCAAGGCCGGCGAGCTCAAGCTCCCCACCCTCTCCGACCTGTTCTAA
- the LOC119275514 gene encoding trafficking protein particle complex subunit 1-like produces MQFFGGSSLTSVAPDSSPAPAAPPGTGTGSNAQVIYVFNRNGVCLLYREWHRPLRTLARNQDQKLMFGLLFSLRSFTAKIDPTSTEHANLGAPLLPGQGCSFHSFKTNTYKLNYMESPSGIKLILLTHPRTGDQRDALKHIYSLYVEYVVKNPLYAPGSPIKCDLFNKHLDQYVKTLI; encoded by the exons ATGCAGTTCTTCGGCGGGTCGTCGCTGACGTCTGTCGCGCCGGATTCCAGCCCGGCACCGGCGGCGCCTCCGGGGACGGGAACAGGCTCCAACGCCCAGGTGATCTACGTCTTCAACCGCAACGGCGTGTGCCTGCTGTACCGCGAGTGGCACCGCCCGCTCCGCACGCTCGCCCGCAACCAGGACCAGAAGCTCATGTTCGGCCTCCTCTTCTCCCTGCGCTCCTTCACCGCCAAGATCGACCCCACCTC AACAGAACATGCGAATCTTGGGGCGCCACTACTGCCAGGTCAGGGATGTTCATTTCATAGCTTCAAGACAAACACATATAAATTGAACTACATGGAGAGCCCGTCTGGTATAAAG CTTATTCTCCTTACCCATCCAAGGACTGGTGATCAACGAGATGCGCTGAAGCATATTTACAGCCTATATGTGGAATATGTTGTAAAGAATCCTCTGTATGCTCCTGGCAGCCCAATCAA GTGTGACCTTTTCAATAAACATCTCGATCAGTATGTGAAAACATTGATTTGA